The genomic segment TACGGATCCGCGTTCCGGGTCGGTGTGGTTCGCAACTTTCTTCCGGACGGGTCGCGCCTCGCCCTGACCGAGCAATACGGACCAGAGCCGCCGGACTCTTTCCCATTGGTCCGCATACAGGGCAATGGGACAATTGAGGAGATACTCCGCGTATCCTACTATGGGAATAGTGCCCGGCTTTATTCGGAAAACGGGGGCTTCTTCATGCACCCGCTGCCCTCTGGACCGCTGTTTGCATTCGAACCCGGGGGTGAGCGCACGTTCTTGGTGGACCGTCCGGCATACGATGGCGGGGGGACCCCGCGTGCCCGGATCCAGGCCAGGTCACCGAGCGGCACCGTCCTGTGGACCCGCGACATCGCTTACGATCCCGTGCCGGTTCCGGATCAGGAGCTGGACTCGCTCTCGGCTTCCCTGCGACAAAGGTTTGAAGATATGTTCGGCGGCAGGTCGAGACGCGAAGTCGCTCGAATCTTCGACCGTTCCGTCCAACTCCCGAGCCACTATCCGCCGATTAGATCAGCGTTCAGCGAGACCGGGGGCAGGCTGTGGTTGCAATGGGCGGATGGACGAGGCGACTCGCAGTTCACGGTATTGGATTCAGACGGATCGATCATGGCACGCTTGGCTGGCCCGGAGAATGACGACGGGGCGCCTCGGGCAGTTGCGGGAAACTTCGCATGGGGGGTGATCAAGGGCCCCTTTGACGTGCCAATCATCATCCGCTGGGTGATCGATCGCCGCGCGGCGCCCTCCATTCGATCCGCACCTTGTGACTCAACGGCGTGGCTCCAGACCCGAGATCGGGCGTGGAGGCTATGCTCGAGGTCACATAACCGATGGCATGCCCTACGGCCTCGGTCAGCGGCGTACCGAGCGCCAGACCGGCAGTGATCGCGGCGGAGAGCGTGCAGCCGGTACCGTGAAAAGGCCCGCCATCGATTCTCGGGTGGCTCCAGATCAGCTCGGTCGAGCCGTCCCAAAGCAGGTCGTGTAGTTCCGTCGCACCGCCGGACGTGGAGCCCAGATGGCCACCAGTGACCAGAGCGGCCCGCGCCCCCATCTCCACCAGGGCCCTGGCCGCCGCTCGCATTTCGTCGAGCGATGACACCTCCTTTCCGGTAAAGAGAGCCGCCTCGTGAAGATTCGGCGTGACCACCTTCGCAAGGGGCAGAAGTTCTTCGACCAGAGCTGCCTCGGCGCTGTTCGACAAGAGGCGGTCACCGCTCGTGGCCGCACTGACCGGATCGAGAACGAAGCGGTCACGGAGGCGGTGCTCGCGGATGCTCTTCGCCACGGCGGAGACGATCCCGGCGTCGGCCAGCATGCCGGTCTTCACGGCCGCAGGGTGAAGGTCGGGGACCACGGCGTCGATCTGCCGCCGCACGTCGCTCGCGGCAAGCGCCCGAACTCCGCTGACACCGGTGGTGTTCTGGGCGGTCACCGCCGTAAGCGCGCTCGTGCCGAAGATGCCGAAGGCTTGGAAGGTCTTCAGGTCGGCCTGGACGCCCGCACCTCCGCCCGAATCGCTGCCGGCGATGGTGAGAGCGACGACGGGACTCGGCTTCGAGGTGGGCATTTACGTTTCTGGTGTTCGTTCCAGCATGGTCGGTGCGCTCATCTTGAGTCGACGTCGCGCTGTGGAGTGCTTACCCGGCCCGGCGGTGAACGGTTTGGCCGAAACGCGGTACCTCCGTCCCTAGCCGTCCCTCCTCCCGGATTCCCCCGAACGCCTGTCGCTTGCCCGTACTTCACGCGCCTCCTACCTCCGGTCTGAGCGATCGCCGCCGCCGACGGGCGGCCAGGCTGCACTCGTCCAGGCAGAGAAGACGCGATCGACTTGTCTTCGTGGAGGGAGCCAGGGCAGCGTCGGAAGCTCTGGATGCCGGGGTCCGGGTGCGGTTCGCTTGCGCGACCGAGCGGGGGCTGGACACGCCGCTGGCCAGTAAGTGCTGGACGGCGTGCGCCGATGCGGGAGTCGACCGACTCTTCGTGTCTGAGGACGAGATGCTTTCGATAGCGGATAGCGTCACCCCGCAGGGCTTCGCCGTCGTCTGCGAGGAACCGCGCCACGACCTGCAGGCGGTCGCTCGCTCGAGGCTCACCATCGTCCTGGATGGCATCCGGGATCCGGGCAACGTCGGCACGCTGATTCGCTCGGCGGCGGCGCTCGCGGCCGGTGGTGCGGTAGTTCTCGACGGTTCCGCAGACCCTTGGGGAACAAAGGCCGTCAGGGCTTCGGCGGGGATGATGTTCCGGCTGCCGGTGGCATCCGCGCCGTGGAGCGAGGTCGAACGGGTAATCGCGAAGGCGGGTGCGGTCA from the Gemmatimonadota bacterium genome contains:
- the thiD gene encoding bifunctional hydroxymethylpyrimidine kinase/phosphomethylpyrimidine kinase, whose amino-acid sequence is MPTSKPSPVVALTIAGSDSGGGAGVQADLKTFQAFGIFGTSALTAVTAQNTTGVSGVRALAASDVRRQIDAVVPDLHPAAVKTGMLADAGIVSAVAKSIREHRLRDRFVLDPVSAATSGDRLLSNSAEAALVEELLPLAKVVTPNLHEAALFTGKEVSSLDEMRAAARALVEMGARAALVTGGHLGSTSGGATELHDLLWDGSTELIWSHPRIDGGPFHGTGCTLSAAITAGLALGTPLTEAVGHAIGYVTSSIASTPDLGSGATPLSHKVRIEWRAPRGDRSPSG
- a CDS encoding RNA methyltransferase; amino-acid sequence: MEGARAASEALDAGVRVRFACATERGLDTPLASKCWTACADAGVDRLFVSEDEMLSIADSVTPQGFAVVCEEPRHDLQAVARSRLTIVLDGIRDPGNVGTLIRSAAALAAGGAVVLDGSADPWGTKAVRASAGMMFRLPVASAPWSEVERVIAKAGAVTCVADAAGKPVPLASSWPDRIALVIGSERSGVRAEARSLAGLTVAVPMRTGTESMNAAAAGAVLMWEILRSGRHVTAVPK